A single Calidifontibacter indicus DNA region contains:
- a CDS encoding PadR family transcriptional regulator produces the protein MSRRGATLELAVLGLLHEQPMHGYELRKRLAGVLGAFRAVSYGSLYPCLKGLVARGWITEHAEQIGGKRPRISYELTAEGKEQFQTLMEHTGPMTWEDDTFDVHFAFFGRASSDVRLRILEGRRSRLEERLDAAREQARVRRERTDRYTAELHRHGLESTEREVRWLTELIETERGGPPRDDRST, from the coding sequence GTGTCCCGACGCGGAGCCACCCTCGAACTCGCGGTGCTCGGGCTGCTGCACGAGCAGCCGATGCACGGCTACGAGTTGCGCAAGCGACTCGCCGGCGTGCTCGGCGCCTTCCGTGCCGTGTCGTACGGCTCGCTCTACCCCTGCTTGAAGGGTCTGGTCGCGCGCGGCTGGATCACCGAGCACGCGGAGCAGATCGGCGGCAAGCGTCCGCGGATCAGTTACGAACTGACCGCGGAGGGCAAGGAGCAGTTCCAGACGCTGATGGAGCACACCGGCCCGATGACCTGGGAGGACGACACCTTCGACGTCCACTTCGCGTTCTTCGGCCGGGCCAGCAGCGACGTCCGGCTGCGCATCCTGGAGGGTCGCCGCTCGCGCCTGGAGGAGCGGCTCGACGCCGCCAGGGAGCAGGCGCGGGTGCGCCGCGAGCGCACCGACCGCTACACCGCCGAACTGCACCGGCACGGACTCGAGTCGACCGAGCGCGAGGTGCGCTGGCTGACCGAGCTCATCGAGACCGAACGCGGCGGTCCGCCGCGCGACGACCGGTCGACCTGA
- a CDS encoding inositol-3-phosphate synthase has translation MGSIRVAIVGVGNCASSLVQGVEYYKDADASASVPGLMHVKFGDYHVSDVEFVAAFDVDDKKVGKDLSEAINASENNTIKICDVPTKGVEVQRGHTLDGIGKYYALTIDESAAEPVDVVQALKDAKVDVLVSYLPVGSEQADKFYAQCAIDAGVAFVNALPVFIASDPEWAAKFEAAGVPIIGDDIKSQVGATITHRVMAKLFEDRGVVLDRTYQLNVGGNMDFKNMLERERLESKKISKTQAVTSNLNGPLAGVGADDRNVHIGPSDYVAWLDDRKWAYVRLEGRAFGDVPLNLEYKLEVWDSPNSAGIIIDAIRAAKIAKDRGIGGALLSASSYLMKSPPEQREDTEGRAKLEAFIKGTEER, from the coding sequence ATGGGTTCGATCCGCGTCGCCATCGTCGGCGTCGGCAACTGCGCCAGCTCGCTGGTGCAGGGCGTCGAGTACTACAAGGACGCCGACGCGTCCGCGTCCGTCCCCGGCCTGATGCACGTCAAGTTCGGTGACTACCACGTCAGCGACGTCGAGTTCGTCGCCGCGTTCGACGTCGACGACAAGAAGGTCGGCAAGGACCTCTCCGAGGCGATCAACGCCTCCGAGAACAACACCATCAAGATCTGCGACGTGCCGACCAAGGGCGTCGAGGTGCAGCGTGGTCACACCCTCGACGGCATCGGCAAGTACTACGCGCTGACGATCGACGAGTCGGCCGCCGAGCCGGTCGACGTCGTGCAGGCGCTCAAGGACGCCAAGGTCGACGTGCTCGTCTCCTACCTGCCGGTGGGTTCGGAGCAGGCCGACAAGTTCTACGCGCAGTGCGCGATCGACGCGGGCGTCGCCTTCGTCAACGCGCTGCCGGTCTTCATCGCGTCCGACCCGGAGTGGGCCGCGAAGTTCGAGGCCGCAGGCGTGCCGATCATCGGTGACGACATCAAGAGTCAGGTCGGCGCCACCATCACCCACCGCGTGATGGCGAAGCTGTTCGAAGACCGTGGCGTGGTGCTCGACCGCACCTACCAGCTCAACGTCGGCGGCAACATGGACTTCAAGAACATGCTCGAGCGCGAGCGCCTGGAGTCGAAGAAGATCTCCAAGACGCAGGCCGTCACCTCCAACCTCAACGGCCCGCTGGCCGGCGTCGGCGCCGACGACCGCAACGTGCACATCGGCCCGTCCGACTACGTCGCCTGGCTCGACGACCGCAAGTGGGCGTACGTGCGCCTCGAGGGTCGCGCGTTCGGTGACGTGCCGCTGAACCTGGAGTACAAGCTCGAGGTCTGGGACTCCCCGAACTCGGCCGGCATCATCATCGACGCGATCCGCGCCGCGAAGATCGCCAAGGACCGTGGCATCGGCGGCGCCCTGCTGTCGGCTTCTTCGTACCTGATGAAGTCGCCGCCGGAGCAGCGCGAGGACACCGAGGGCCGCGCCAAGCTCGAGGCGTTCATCAAGGGCACCGAAGAGCGCTGA